The following coding sequences are from one Rhodobiaceae bacterium window:
- the ubiE gene encoding ubiquinone/menaquinone biosynthesis C-methyltransferase UbiE has product MSGKIDFDANAAKAVEAMYQTPDVVGQRIAVLNALGLAPYEHVLDIGSGPGLLAEDAAKMVGAEGRVLGVDVSDAMVTMARTRCAALPQAEFIASDATKLEVPDGGFDAAVSTQVYEYVDDVDKALKELHRVLKPRGRAVILDTDWDSIVWHAGDADLMKRVLACWDDHLADPHLPATLARRLKRAGFQVSRVEIVPMLSVGFQPHSYAAGIMRGIRSFVRGNADKHGLSQEDVQRWYDDQLRLAELGAFFFSVNRYMFVAMK; this is encoded by the coding sequence ATGAGTGGGAAGATTGATTTTGATGCGAACGCCGCCAAGGCCGTTGAGGCTATGTATCAAACGCCGGATGTTGTGGGGCAGCGGATCGCGGTTCTGAACGCGCTCGGCCTTGCTCCTTATGAGCATGTATTAGACATCGGGTCTGGTCCTGGTCTGCTGGCTGAAGATGCTGCCAAAATGGTGGGCGCCGAGGGGCGTGTGCTGGGTGTGGATGTCAGCGATGCGATGGTCACCATGGCACGGACCCGCTGTGCGGCGCTGCCTCAAGCTGAGTTCATTGCTAGTGATGCCACAAAACTTGAGGTGCCGGATGGGGGCTTTGATGCGGCAGTTTCCACCCAGGTCTACGAATATGTGGATGATGTGGACAAGGCGCTGAAAGAATTGCATCGCGTTCTAAAACCGCGTGGTCGGGCCGTTATCCTGGATACAGATTGGGACTCGATTGTCTGGCATGCAGGGGACGCTGATCTGATGAAGCGGGTGCTTGCCTGTTGGGACGATCATTTGGCAGACCCTCATTTGCCCGCGACGTTGGCGCGGAGGCTTAAGCGGGCTGGTTTTCAGGTGTCGCGCGTTGAGATTGTCCCGATGTTGAGTGTCGGCTTTCAGCCGCACTCATATGCTGCGGGTATCATGCGTGGCATACGATCATTTGTGCGCGGGAATGCGGACAAGCACGGGCTCAGTCAAGAAGATGTTCAGCGCTGGTATGACGACCAGCTCCGTCTGGCGGAGCTGGGCGCCTTCTTTTTCAGCGTCAATCGCTACATGTTTGTGGCGATGAAATAG
- a CDS encoding DNA-binding transcriptional repressor AcrR gives MGLEGYRRRVSESKRKSIMAAAGAEFQDNGFTHAAMAEIARKADVSTATLYKHFGSKEELFSSIIEASYAGIGIPQSSASEAKDAKEALTIAANDYLNQQFGAGINALMRAVISETSGVPEVGKDFLKRGVHQRTKDLVTYLDQLVERKLLKPHDTKISAMQFGGMVKESFVWPAMFDPNFKMPSNKDAIIENAVDTFLARYGA, from the coding sequence ATGGGACTGGAAGGTTATCGACGCCGGGTCAGTGAATCGAAAAGAAAATCGATCATGGCTGCGGCAGGTGCGGAATTTCAAGACAACGGTTTTACCCATGCGGCTATGGCCGAAATAGCTCGTAAAGCCGACGTTTCAACTGCGACGCTCTATAAGCATTTTGGATCGAAAGAAGAGCTGTTCAGCTCCATTATCGAAGCTTCCTATGCTGGCATCGGGATTCCGCAAAGCTCCGCCAGTGAGGCGAAAGATGCAAAAGAAGCGCTGACGATTGCTGCCAATGACTATCTGAACCAGCAATTTGGAGCGGGTATCAACGCACTTATGCGTGCGGTGATTTCGGAAACATCAGGTGTTCCAGAGGTTGGTAAAGACTTTTTGAAACGCGGCGTGCATCAACGCACGAAGGATCTGGTTACCTACCTGGACCAATTGGTCGAGAGAAAACTATTGAAGCCGCACGATACAAAGATATCAGCGATGCAGTTCGGTGGCATGGTCAAAGAAAGCTTTGTTTGGCCCGCTATGTTTGATCCAAACTTCAAAATGCCATCCAACAAGGATGCCATTATTGAAAACGCCGTTGATACTTTCCTTGCTCGCTACGGCGCTTAA